A stretch of DNA from Actinomycetes bacterium:
TACGACTTCCACCGGGACGCCGGCTCCGGGCCGATCCTCAACCCGTTCCCGCTGGATCGATCTCGGCGCGGTAGCCGGGCGCACGCGCATCACAACCCGATGGAGCCCTACCGCAACGAGCGCGCCGGGCTCTACCGGCCACGGGTGCCCACACGGATCCCGAGGAGTGTGCCGGATGCGGAGTTCAACGAGATCTTCGCGCGGTTGCCGTCGCACCGGGACCGGGCGCTGGTGGCGTTCTACGTGTCGACCGGGGCGCGGGCCTCGGAGTTGCTGTCAGCCACAGTGGCGGGGGTGGATCCGGGGCGGCAGGTGATCACGGTCGTGCGCAAGGGCACTCGTGCGTTGCAGGAGCTGCCCGCCTCCACCGACGCGTTCGTGTGGTTGCGGCTCTACCAGCTCGAGCTGGCCGACGCCATCCCGCGCGGGCGGCGGCAGCCGCTGTGGTGGACGTTGCGCCGCCCGGTCCGCCCGCTGACCTACCACGCGGCCCACCGCATGTTCGAGCGCGTCAACCAGCGGGCGGGCAGCCAGGCGACGCTGCACTCGCTGCGGCACACGGCCGCCTACCGGATGGCCGAGGACCCGACCCTGCCGCTGACGGATGTCCAGCTCGTGCTGGGGCATGCCCAGCTCACTACGACGCAGATCTATCTGACCCCCCGTAAAGAGGACGTGGTCCGCCGGGTGCTGGCCCACCACGCCGAGCAGACCCGGCGCGCAGCCACGCGGGCGCGTCCGGCTCCCGCGCCTGGCTACCGGCCCGAGACCCTGGAGGTCTTGTTTGGGAACCAGACGTCGTGACCGCCAGCGTTACGAGGGAAGCGTTGGGCGTCAGGGCGCCAACACCGCCGGCGGCGTCTGGGGCCACACCTGCCCGGTTTCCTGCCCGCCTGCCGGCAGCGGAGTGGCCGGCCACCAGGCAGGACGGTGCGCAGGTGCTCAAGCGGCTGACCCGAGCGCCGTTTGCGCTGGAGAGCGCCGGCAGCCAGAAGCATCGCCGCCGTGAGTTGGTGTTGCTGCTGGAGTGGCTGAGCGAGCAGCCGGGTGCCAGGTGGCAGGACCGCTGGCTGGCCAGCGGGGCGGATGCTGCTGGCGCGCGCTGGCGACAGCTCCCCGCGCAATGGCTGCGCGACCGCGGCCACGACGCCGACGGGCAGCACGCGGTGCTCGGTGCGGCGTTGACGGTGGCGATCTGCGCCGAGGTC
This window harbors:
- a CDS encoding site-specific integrase yields the protein YDFHRDAGSGPILNPFPLDRSRRGSRAHAHHNPMEPYRNERAGLYRPRVPTRIPRSVPDAEFNEIFARLPSHRDRALVAFYVSTGARASELLSATVAGVDPGRQVITVVRKGTRALQELPASTDAFVWLRLYQLELADAIPRGRRQPLWWTLRRPVRPLTYHAAHRMFERVNQRAGSQATLHSLRHTAAYRMAEDPTLPLTDVQLVLGHAQLTTTQIYLTPRKEDVVRRVLAHHAEQTRRAATRARPAPAPGYRPETLEVLFGNQTS